In Juglans microcarpa x Juglans regia isolate MS1-56 chromosome 7D, Jm3101_v1.0, whole genome shotgun sequence, the following are encoded in one genomic region:
- the LOC121239529 gene encoding putative disease resistance protein RGA3 isoform X3, with product METLVHNFRKEIGGKKYLIVLDDVWNEDVKKWDDLKVLLEVGASGSRILVTTRSAKVARITQTIEPYSLQGLDSQKSWSLFKQVAFEKGQEPENSRIVALGKEIVEKCYGLPLVIKTIGRLLFLENSEAGWFSFKNKKMPKIKENDILPTLKLSYDQLPSHLKQCFAYCSIFPKDYEMEKSTLINLWIAQGFIKLSNQNECLEDAGHDYFMDLLWRSFFQEAKMDDLGNVIASKMHDLMHDLAMSVAGSLITRLESKEKIISDQKTRHVSVVDNIEFSFVVPTSSSKASRIRTLLSLGEFKDLQESSTSCDAIFSSLKSLRVLDLHGRPPDLVPSSICKLKHLRDLDLSYNDKIEKLPDSISRLQNLYTLRLYGCQRLKELPRGISKLVNLRHLYNDECQSLTYMPRGLGQLKNLQTLSKFVVHSDSAPKDSGRLSELNRLNSLRGKLEISGLRSREEDVANLKEKEHLQVLTLRDEMALEGSEPHPNLKKLKIENYGGVRVPMWLLSLTNLVDLSLSGCSKLKYLPPLSRLPFLKRISLSGLEEIEYVSDCSDNNELSSSAFFPSLEVIEFFYCPNLKGWWRRSDSYNVDVNTTGNALLFPRLSKLEIWYCPLLTPLPMFPHLEEELLLRDARWKAVQQTITNASSSASSTPIAFSSPPLSKLKNIYLQEIDDLQTLPEDRLQNLISLQHLMIIKCPKLKSLSQGVQYLTALQNLELIDCPMLNLGNDEHVMQWKGLNSLISLEIDDIPKLVSLPLGLQHVTTLRELRISDCSSLMTIPEWICNWASLERFTISTCSGLTSLPEAMSRLTSLKVLTIHDCPILLQRCEQDGGEDWPKIAHIPKRHLS from the exons ATGGAGACATTGGTGCATAATTTTCGAAAAGAAATTGGTGGAAAGAAATACTTAATTGTCTTGGATGATGTTTGGAATGAGGATGTTAAAAAATGGGATGATTTGAAAGTACTGTTGGAGGTTGGTGCAAGTGGGAGTAGAATACTAGTAACTACACGTAGTGCAAAAGTTGCAAGAATTACCCAAACAATTGAACCATATTCCTTACAGGGTTTAGACAGCCAGAAGTCATGGTCTTTATTTAAGCAAGTGGCATTTGAGAAAGGTCAAGAGCCAGAGAATTCCAGAATCGTGGCACTTGGAAAGGAGATTGTAGAAAAGTGTTATGGTCTCCCCCTTGTCATCAAAACAATTGGAAGGTTACTGTTCTTGGAAAATTCTGAAGCAGGgtggttttcttttaaaaacaagaaaatgccaaaaataaaagaaaatgacatcTTACCAACTCTTAAGCTGAGTTACGATCAGCTTCCATCACATTTGAAACAATGTTTTGCTTATTGTAGTATATTTCCGAAGGATTACGAGATGGAAAAATCAACATTGATAAATCTCTGGATAGCACAGGGGTTTATCAAGCTATCCAACCAAAATGAATGTCTTGAAGATGCTGGTCATGACTATTTCATGGATTTACTTTGGAGATCGTTCTTTCAAGAAGCTAAAATGGATGATTTGGGAAACGTGATTGCGAGTAAAATGCATGACCTCATGCATGATCTTGCAATGTCAGTGGCGGGATCATTGATCACCAGATTAGAATCTAAGGAAAAAATCATTAGTGATCAGAAAACTCGGCACGTATCAGTTGTCGACAACatagaattttcctttgtaGTTCCAACTTCCTCGTCTAAAGCCAGTAGGATTCGAACACTTCTTTCGCTTGGTGAATTCAAGGATTTGCAAGAGTCAAGCACTTCATGTGATGCAATCTTTTCAAGTTTGAAGTCCTTGCGAGTCCTGGATTTACATGGAAGACCGCCTGATTTAGTACCGAGTTCCATATGTAAGTTGAAGCATTTAAGAGACCTTGATCTTtcatataatgataaaatcGAGAAGCTGCCCGATTCCATATCTAGGTTGCAAAATTTGTATACACTAAGACTCTATGGTTGCCAACGGCTTAAAGAATTGCCTAGAGGAATTTCGAAATTAGTCAACCTCAGGCACCTTTACAATGATGAATGTCAGAGTTTGACTTATATGCCACGTGGATTGGGGCAATTGAAAAATCTCCAGACATTATCTAAGTTTGTTGTCCACTCTGATTCGGCCCCAAAGGACAGTGGCCGGTTAAGCGAGCTAAATAGACTAAATAGCTTAAGAGGAAAATTAGAGATTTCGGGTTTGAGAAGTCGGGAGGAAGACGTCGCAAATCTAAAGGAGAAAGAACATCTTCAGGTTTTGACTTTAC GTGATGAAATGGCATTGGAAGGCTCTGAACCTCACCCAAATCTTAAAAAgctgaaaatagaaaattatggGGGTGTGAGGGTTCCGATGTGGCTTTTGTCACTCACAAATCTTGTTGACTTGAGTTTAAGTGGTTGTAGTAAATTGAAATATTTGCCACCATTGAGTCGACTACCCTTTCTTAAGAGAATTTCTCTGAGCGGACTTGAAGAAATAGAGTACGTATCAGATTGTAGTGACAACAATGAGTTATCTTCATCAGCATTCTTCCCATCTCTGGAggtaattgaattcttctactgcCCTAATCTGAAGGGTTGGTGGAGGAGGAGTGATTCTTATAATGTGGATGTCAATACGACGGGCAATGCTTTACTATTCCCTCGTCtttcaaaattagaaatatGGTATTGCCCTCTGTTGACTCCATTGCCAATGTTTCCACATCTTGAAGAAGAGTTATTACTAAGGGATGCCAGGTGGAAGGCAGTGCAACAAACAATAACGAATGCCTCCTCCTCCGCTTCCTCTACACCCATTGCCTTTTCATCTCCTCCTCTCTCCAAATTGAAGAATATATACTTACAAGAAATTGACGATCTACAAACACTTCCAGAGGATCGGTTGCAAAACCTCATATCTCTCCAGCATTTGATGATAATTAAATGCCCTAAATTAAAGTCTCTCTCCCAAGGTGTACAATATCTCACTGCACTTCAAAACCTGGAGCTTATTGATTGTCCCATGCTTAATCTAGGCAACGATGAGCACGTTATGCAATGGAAAGGGCTTAATAGCCTCATCTCTTTGGAGATCGACGATATTCCGAAATTGGTGTCTCTTCCATTGGGGCTTCAACATGTTACCACTCTACGAGAGCTCCGAATCTCAGATTGTTCAAGCTTGATGACTATACCAGAGTGGATCTGCAATTGGGCATCACTTGAGCGGTTCACAATTTCTACATGCTCTGGTTTAACATCATTGCCTGAAGCAATGAGTAGGCTAACCTCTTTGAAAGTGTTGACAATTCATGATTGCCCCATCTTATTACAAAGATGCGAACAAGACGGAGGTGAGGATTGGCCCAAGATTGCTCAC
- the LOC121239529 gene encoding putative disease resistance protein RGA3 isoform X1, translating to METLVHNFRKEIGGKKYLIVLDDVWNEDVKKWDDLKVLLEVGASGSRILVTTRSAKVARITQTIEPYSLQGLDSQKSWSLFKQVAFEKGQEPENSRIVALGKEIVEKCYGLPLVIKTIGRLLFLENSEAGWFSFKNKKMPKIKENDILPTLKLSYDQLPSHLKQCFAYCSIFPKDYEMEKSTLINLWIAQGFIKLSNQNECLEDAGHDYFMDLLWRSFFQEAKMDDLGNVIASKMHDLMHDLAMSVAGSLITRLESKEKIISDQKTRHVSVVDNIEFSFVVPTSSSKASRIRTLLSLGEFKDLQESSTSCDAIFSSLKSLRVLDLHGRPPDLVPSSICKLKHLRDLDLSYNDKIEKLPDSISRLQNLYTLRLYGCQRLKELPRGISKLVNLRHLYNDECQSLTYMPRGLGQLKNLQTLSKFVVHSDSAPKDSGRLSELNRLNSLRGKLEISGLRSREEDVANLKEKEHLQVLTLRWRSRGNVINAGDEMALEGSEPHPNLKKLKIENYGGVRVPMWLLSLTNLVDLSLSGCSKLKYLPPLSRLPFLKRISLSGLEEIEYVSDCSDNNELSSSAFFPSLEVIEFFYCPNLKGWWRRSDSYNVDVNTTGNALLFPRLSKLEIWYCPLLTPLPMFPHLEEELLLRDARWKAVQQTITNASSSASSTPIAFSSPPLSKLKNIYLQEIDDLQTLPEDRLQNLISLQHLMIIKCPKLKSLSQGVQYLTALQNLELIDCPMLNLGNDEHVMQWKGLNSLISLEIDDIPKLVSLPLGLQHVTTLRELRISDCSSLMTIPEWICNWASLERFTISTCSGLTSLPEAMSRLTSLKVLTIHDCPILLQRCEQDGGEDWPKIAHIPKRHLS from the coding sequence ATGGAGACATTGGTGCATAATTTTCGAAAAGAAATTGGTGGAAAGAAATACTTAATTGTCTTGGATGATGTTTGGAATGAGGATGTTAAAAAATGGGATGATTTGAAAGTACTGTTGGAGGTTGGTGCAAGTGGGAGTAGAATACTAGTAACTACACGTAGTGCAAAAGTTGCAAGAATTACCCAAACAATTGAACCATATTCCTTACAGGGTTTAGACAGCCAGAAGTCATGGTCTTTATTTAAGCAAGTGGCATTTGAGAAAGGTCAAGAGCCAGAGAATTCCAGAATCGTGGCACTTGGAAAGGAGATTGTAGAAAAGTGTTATGGTCTCCCCCTTGTCATCAAAACAATTGGAAGGTTACTGTTCTTGGAAAATTCTGAAGCAGGgtggttttcttttaaaaacaagaaaatgccaaaaataaaagaaaatgacatcTTACCAACTCTTAAGCTGAGTTACGATCAGCTTCCATCACATTTGAAACAATGTTTTGCTTATTGTAGTATATTTCCGAAGGATTACGAGATGGAAAAATCAACATTGATAAATCTCTGGATAGCACAGGGGTTTATCAAGCTATCCAACCAAAATGAATGTCTTGAAGATGCTGGTCATGACTATTTCATGGATTTACTTTGGAGATCGTTCTTTCAAGAAGCTAAAATGGATGATTTGGGAAACGTGATTGCGAGTAAAATGCATGACCTCATGCATGATCTTGCAATGTCAGTGGCGGGATCATTGATCACCAGATTAGAATCTAAGGAAAAAATCATTAGTGATCAGAAAACTCGGCACGTATCAGTTGTCGACAACatagaattttcctttgtaGTTCCAACTTCCTCGTCTAAAGCCAGTAGGATTCGAACACTTCTTTCGCTTGGTGAATTCAAGGATTTGCAAGAGTCAAGCACTTCATGTGATGCAATCTTTTCAAGTTTGAAGTCCTTGCGAGTCCTGGATTTACATGGAAGACCGCCTGATTTAGTACCGAGTTCCATATGTAAGTTGAAGCATTTAAGAGACCTTGATCTTtcatataatgataaaatcGAGAAGCTGCCCGATTCCATATCTAGGTTGCAAAATTTGTATACACTAAGACTCTATGGTTGCCAACGGCTTAAAGAATTGCCTAGAGGAATTTCGAAATTAGTCAACCTCAGGCACCTTTACAATGATGAATGTCAGAGTTTGACTTATATGCCACGTGGATTGGGGCAATTGAAAAATCTCCAGACATTATCTAAGTTTGTTGTCCACTCTGATTCGGCCCCAAAGGACAGTGGCCGGTTAAGCGAGCTAAATAGACTAAATAGCTTAAGAGGAAAATTAGAGATTTCGGGTTTGAGAAGTCGGGAGGAAGACGTCGCAAATCTAAAGGAGAAAGAACATCTTCAGGTTTTGACTTTACGTTGGAGATCAAGAGGAAATGTTATTAATGCAGGTGATGAAATGGCATTGGAAGGCTCTGAACCTCACCCAAATCTTAAAAAgctgaaaatagaaaattatggGGGTGTGAGGGTTCCGATGTGGCTTTTGTCACTCACAAATCTTGTTGACTTGAGTTTAAGTGGTTGTAGTAAATTGAAATATTTGCCACCATTGAGTCGACTACCCTTTCTTAAGAGAATTTCTCTGAGCGGACTTGAAGAAATAGAGTACGTATCAGATTGTAGTGACAACAATGAGTTATCTTCATCAGCATTCTTCCCATCTCTGGAggtaattgaattcttctactgcCCTAATCTGAAGGGTTGGTGGAGGAGGAGTGATTCTTATAATGTGGATGTCAATACGACGGGCAATGCTTTACTATTCCCTCGTCtttcaaaattagaaatatGGTATTGCCCTCTGTTGACTCCATTGCCAATGTTTCCACATCTTGAAGAAGAGTTATTACTAAGGGATGCCAGGTGGAAGGCAGTGCAACAAACAATAACGAATGCCTCCTCCTCCGCTTCCTCTACACCCATTGCCTTTTCATCTCCTCCTCTCTCCAAATTGAAGAATATATACTTACAAGAAATTGACGATCTACAAACACTTCCAGAGGATCGGTTGCAAAACCTCATATCTCTCCAGCATTTGATGATAATTAAATGCCCTAAATTAAAGTCTCTCTCCCAAGGTGTACAATATCTCACTGCACTTCAAAACCTGGAGCTTATTGATTGTCCCATGCTTAATCTAGGCAACGATGAGCACGTTATGCAATGGAAAGGGCTTAATAGCCTCATCTCTTTGGAGATCGACGATATTCCGAAATTGGTGTCTCTTCCATTGGGGCTTCAACATGTTACCACTCTACGAGAGCTCCGAATCTCAGATTGTTCAAGCTTGATGACTATACCAGAGTGGATCTGCAATTGGGCATCACTTGAGCGGTTCACAATTTCTACATGCTCTGGTTTAACATCATTGCCTGAAGCAATGAGTAGGCTAACCTCTTTGAAAGTGTTGACAATTCATGATTGCCCCATCTTATTACAAAGATGCGAACAAGACGGAGGTGAGGATTGGCCCAAGATTGCTCAC
- the LOC121239529 gene encoding putative disease resistance protein RGA3 isoform X2: METLVHNFRKEIGGKKYLIVLDDVWNEDVKKWDDLKVLLEVGASGSRILVTTRSAKVARITQTIEPYSLQGLDSQKSWSLFKQVAFEKGQEPENSRIVALGKEIVEKCYGLPLVIKTIGRLLFLENSEAGWFSFKNKKMPKIKENDILPTLKLSYDQLPSHLKQCFAYCSIFPKDYEMEKSTLINLWIAQGFIKLSNQNECLEDAGHDYFMDLLWRSFFQEAKMDDLGNVIASKMHDLMHDLAMSVAGSLITRLESKEKIISDQKTRHVSVVDNIEFSFVVPTSSSKASRIRTLLSLGEFKDLQESSTSCDAIFSSLKSLRVLDLHGRPPDLVPSSICKLKHLRDLDLSYNDKIEKLPDSISRLQNLYTLRLYGCQRLKELPRGISKLVNLRHLYNDECQSLTYMPRGLGQLKNLQTLSKFVVHSDSAPKDSGRLSELNRLNSLRGKLEISGLRSREEDVANLKEKEHLQVLTLRWRSRGNVINAGDEMALEGSEPHPNLKKLKIENYGGVRVPMWLLSLTNLVDLSLSGCSKLKYLPPLSRLPFLKRISLSGLEEIEYVSDCSDNNELSSSAFFPSLEVIEFFYCPNLKGWWRRSDSYNVDVNTTGNALLFPRLSKLEIWYCPLLTPLPMFPHLEEELLLRDARWKAVQQTITNASSSASSTPIAFSSPPLSKLKNIYLQEIDDLQTLPEDRLQNLISLQHLMIIKCPKLKSLSQGVQYLTALQNLELIDCPMLNLGNDEHVMQWKGLNSLISLEIDDIPKLVSLPLGLQHVTTLRELRISDCSSLMTIPEWICNWASLERFTISTCSGLTSLPEAMSRLTSLKVLTIHDCPILLQRCEQDGGEDWPKIAHIPKLELS; this comes from the coding sequence ATGGAGACATTGGTGCATAATTTTCGAAAAGAAATTGGTGGAAAGAAATACTTAATTGTCTTGGATGATGTTTGGAATGAGGATGTTAAAAAATGGGATGATTTGAAAGTACTGTTGGAGGTTGGTGCAAGTGGGAGTAGAATACTAGTAACTACACGTAGTGCAAAAGTTGCAAGAATTACCCAAACAATTGAACCATATTCCTTACAGGGTTTAGACAGCCAGAAGTCATGGTCTTTATTTAAGCAAGTGGCATTTGAGAAAGGTCAAGAGCCAGAGAATTCCAGAATCGTGGCACTTGGAAAGGAGATTGTAGAAAAGTGTTATGGTCTCCCCCTTGTCATCAAAACAATTGGAAGGTTACTGTTCTTGGAAAATTCTGAAGCAGGgtggttttcttttaaaaacaagaaaatgccaaaaataaaagaaaatgacatcTTACCAACTCTTAAGCTGAGTTACGATCAGCTTCCATCACATTTGAAACAATGTTTTGCTTATTGTAGTATATTTCCGAAGGATTACGAGATGGAAAAATCAACATTGATAAATCTCTGGATAGCACAGGGGTTTATCAAGCTATCCAACCAAAATGAATGTCTTGAAGATGCTGGTCATGACTATTTCATGGATTTACTTTGGAGATCGTTCTTTCAAGAAGCTAAAATGGATGATTTGGGAAACGTGATTGCGAGTAAAATGCATGACCTCATGCATGATCTTGCAATGTCAGTGGCGGGATCATTGATCACCAGATTAGAATCTAAGGAAAAAATCATTAGTGATCAGAAAACTCGGCACGTATCAGTTGTCGACAACatagaattttcctttgtaGTTCCAACTTCCTCGTCTAAAGCCAGTAGGATTCGAACACTTCTTTCGCTTGGTGAATTCAAGGATTTGCAAGAGTCAAGCACTTCATGTGATGCAATCTTTTCAAGTTTGAAGTCCTTGCGAGTCCTGGATTTACATGGAAGACCGCCTGATTTAGTACCGAGTTCCATATGTAAGTTGAAGCATTTAAGAGACCTTGATCTTtcatataatgataaaatcGAGAAGCTGCCCGATTCCATATCTAGGTTGCAAAATTTGTATACACTAAGACTCTATGGTTGCCAACGGCTTAAAGAATTGCCTAGAGGAATTTCGAAATTAGTCAACCTCAGGCACCTTTACAATGATGAATGTCAGAGTTTGACTTATATGCCACGTGGATTGGGGCAATTGAAAAATCTCCAGACATTATCTAAGTTTGTTGTCCACTCTGATTCGGCCCCAAAGGACAGTGGCCGGTTAAGCGAGCTAAATAGACTAAATAGCTTAAGAGGAAAATTAGAGATTTCGGGTTTGAGAAGTCGGGAGGAAGACGTCGCAAATCTAAAGGAGAAAGAACATCTTCAGGTTTTGACTTTACGTTGGAGATCAAGAGGAAATGTTATTAATGCAGGTGATGAAATGGCATTGGAAGGCTCTGAACCTCACCCAAATCTTAAAAAgctgaaaatagaaaattatggGGGTGTGAGGGTTCCGATGTGGCTTTTGTCACTCACAAATCTTGTTGACTTGAGTTTAAGTGGTTGTAGTAAATTGAAATATTTGCCACCATTGAGTCGACTACCCTTTCTTAAGAGAATTTCTCTGAGCGGACTTGAAGAAATAGAGTACGTATCAGATTGTAGTGACAACAATGAGTTATCTTCATCAGCATTCTTCCCATCTCTGGAggtaattgaattcttctactgcCCTAATCTGAAGGGTTGGTGGAGGAGGAGTGATTCTTATAATGTGGATGTCAATACGACGGGCAATGCTTTACTATTCCCTCGTCtttcaaaattagaaatatGGTATTGCCCTCTGTTGACTCCATTGCCAATGTTTCCACATCTTGAAGAAGAGTTATTACTAAGGGATGCCAGGTGGAAGGCAGTGCAACAAACAATAACGAATGCCTCCTCCTCCGCTTCCTCTACACCCATTGCCTTTTCATCTCCTCCTCTCTCCAAATTGAAGAATATATACTTACAAGAAATTGACGATCTACAAACACTTCCAGAGGATCGGTTGCAAAACCTCATATCTCTCCAGCATTTGATGATAATTAAATGCCCTAAATTAAAGTCTCTCTCCCAAGGTGTACAATATCTCACTGCACTTCAAAACCTGGAGCTTATTGATTGTCCCATGCTTAATCTAGGCAACGATGAGCACGTTATGCAATGGAAAGGGCTTAATAGCCTCATCTCTTTGGAGATCGACGATATTCCGAAATTGGTGTCTCTTCCATTGGGGCTTCAACATGTTACCACTCTACGAGAGCTCCGAATCTCAGATTGTTCAAGCTTGATGACTATACCAGAGTGGATCTGCAATTGGGCATCACTTGAGCGGTTCACAATTTCTACATGCTCTGGTTTAACATCATTGCCTGAAGCAATGAGTAGGCTAACCTCTTTGAAAGTGTTGACAATTCATGATTGCCCCATCTTATTACAAAGATGCGAACAAGACGGAGGTGAGGATTGGCCCAAGATTGCTCACATCCCAAAGCTGGAGTTATCCTGA
- the LOC121239529 gene encoding putative disease resistance protein RGA3 isoform X4 yields METLVHNFRKEIGGKKYLIVLDDVWNEDVKKWDDLKVLLEVGASGSRILVTTRSAKVARITQTIEPYSLQGLDSQKSWSLFKQVAFEKGQEPENSRIVALGKEIVEKCYGLPLVIKTIGRLLFLENSEAGWFSFKNKKMPKIKENDILPTLKLSYDQLPSHLKQCFAYCSIFPKDYEMEKSTLINLWIAQGFIKLSNQNECLEDAGHDYFMDLLWRSFFQEAKMDDLGNVIASKMHDLMHDLAMSVAGSLITRLESKEKIISDQKTRHVSVVDNIEFSFVVPTSSSKASRIRTLLSLGEFKDLQESSTSCDAIFSSLKSLRVLDLHGRPPDLVPSSICKLKHLRDLDLSYNDKIEKLPDSISRLQNLYTLRLYGCQRLKELPRGISKLVNLRHLYNDECQSLTYMPRGLGQLKNLQTLSKFVVHSDSAPKDSGRLSELNRLNSLRGKLEISGLRSREEDVANLKEKEHLQVLTLRWRSRGNVINAGDEMALEGSEPHPNLKKLKIENYGGVRVPMWLLSLTNLVDLSLSGCSKLKYLPPLSRLPFLKRISLSGLEEIEYVSDCSDNNELSSSAFFPSLEVIEFFYCPNLKGWWRRSDSYNVDVNTTGNALLFPRLSKLEIWYCPLLTPLPMFPHLEEELLLRDARWKAVQQTITNASSSASSTPIAFSSPPLSKLKNIYLQEIDDLQTLPLPYLTALHELELSKCPMLDLGNDEHGMQWKGLKSLKSLNFTDIPKLVSLPLGLQHVTTLRKL; encoded by the coding sequence ATGGAGACATTGGTGCATAATTTTCGAAAAGAAATTGGTGGAAAGAAATACTTAATTGTCTTGGATGATGTTTGGAATGAGGATGTTAAAAAATGGGATGATTTGAAAGTACTGTTGGAGGTTGGTGCAAGTGGGAGTAGAATACTAGTAACTACACGTAGTGCAAAAGTTGCAAGAATTACCCAAACAATTGAACCATATTCCTTACAGGGTTTAGACAGCCAGAAGTCATGGTCTTTATTTAAGCAAGTGGCATTTGAGAAAGGTCAAGAGCCAGAGAATTCCAGAATCGTGGCACTTGGAAAGGAGATTGTAGAAAAGTGTTATGGTCTCCCCCTTGTCATCAAAACAATTGGAAGGTTACTGTTCTTGGAAAATTCTGAAGCAGGgtggttttcttttaaaaacaagaaaatgccaaaaataaaagaaaatgacatcTTACCAACTCTTAAGCTGAGTTACGATCAGCTTCCATCACATTTGAAACAATGTTTTGCTTATTGTAGTATATTTCCGAAGGATTACGAGATGGAAAAATCAACATTGATAAATCTCTGGATAGCACAGGGGTTTATCAAGCTATCCAACCAAAATGAATGTCTTGAAGATGCTGGTCATGACTATTTCATGGATTTACTTTGGAGATCGTTCTTTCAAGAAGCTAAAATGGATGATTTGGGAAACGTGATTGCGAGTAAAATGCATGACCTCATGCATGATCTTGCAATGTCAGTGGCGGGATCATTGATCACCAGATTAGAATCTAAGGAAAAAATCATTAGTGATCAGAAAACTCGGCACGTATCAGTTGTCGACAACatagaattttcctttgtaGTTCCAACTTCCTCGTCTAAAGCCAGTAGGATTCGAACACTTCTTTCGCTTGGTGAATTCAAGGATTTGCAAGAGTCAAGCACTTCATGTGATGCAATCTTTTCAAGTTTGAAGTCCTTGCGAGTCCTGGATTTACATGGAAGACCGCCTGATTTAGTACCGAGTTCCATATGTAAGTTGAAGCATTTAAGAGACCTTGATCTTtcatataatgataaaatcGAGAAGCTGCCCGATTCCATATCTAGGTTGCAAAATTTGTATACACTAAGACTCTATGGTTGCCAACGGCTTAAAGAATTGCCTAGAGGAATTTCGAAATTAGTCAACCTCAGGCACCTTTACAATGATGAATGTCAGAGTTTGACTTATATGCCACGTGGATTGGGGCAATTGAAAAATCTCCAGACATTATCTAAGTTTGTTGTCCACTCTGATTCGGCCCCAAAGGACAGTGGCCGGTTAAGCGAGCTAAATAGACTAAATAGCTTAAGAGGAAAATTAGAGATTTCGGGTTTGAGAAGTCGGGAGGAAGACGTCGCAAATCTAAAGGAGAAAGAACATCTTCAGGTTTTGACTTTACGTTGGAGATCAAGAGGAAATGTTATTAATGCAGGTGATGAAATGGCATTGGAAGGCTCTGAACCTCACCCAAATCTTAAAAAgctgaaaatagaaaattatggGGGTGTGAGGGTTCCGATGTGGCTTTTGTCACTCACAAATCTTGTTGACTTGAGTTTAAGTGGTTGTAGTAAATTGAAATATTTGCCACCATTGAGTCGACTACCCTTTCTTAAGAGAATTTCTCTGAGCGGACTTGAAGAAATAGAGTACGTATCAGATTGTAGTGACAACAATGAGTTATCTTCATCAGCATTCTTCCCATCTCTGGAggtaattgaattcttctactgcCCTAATCTGAAGGGTTGGTGGAGGAGGAGTGATTCTTATAATGTGGATGTCAATACGACGGGCAATGCTTTACTATTCCCTCGTCtttcaaaattagaaatatGGTATTGCCCTCTGTTGACTCCATTGCCAATGTTTCCACATCTTGAAGAAGAGTTATTACTAAGGGATGCCAGGTGGAAGGCAGTGCAACAAACAATAACGAATGCCTCCTCCTCCGCTTCCTCTACACCCATTGCCTTTTCATCTCCTCCTCTCTCCAAATTGAAGAATATATACTTACAAGAAATTGACGATCTACAAACACTT